The Streptomyces sp. NBC_00335 DNA window TGCAGTACGCGGCGCAGGACGTGAGGTGGCTGTCCCTGCTGCCCGGGCTCGCGGGGGCGGCGCTGCTGGTGCCCGCGGTGCTGGGGCTGCTGCCGCGCGGGACCTACCTGGCGCGGCGCGGGCTGCCGTCGGTGGTGCTGCTGCGGGGCGTGGCGGCGGGGTCGTTCATCGCCGCGGAGAGCTTCATCCCGCTGATGCTGGTCACCCAGCGGGGGCTGAGCCCGACGATGGCCGGGTTCTCGCTCGCGCTGGGCGGGGTGACGTGGGCGGCCGGCTCGTGGGTGCAGTCGCAGGGGCGGACGGCGCCGTACCGGGAACGGCTGATGGTACTGGGCATGATCATGGTCGCCGTGGCGATCGCCGGGGCGCCGGCGGTGCTCGTGGAGTGGGTGCCGGTGTGGATCATTGCGCTGGTGTGGGCGCTGGGGTGCCTCGGGATGGGGCTCGTCATCGGGTCCACGAGCGTGCTGCTGCTGAAGCTTTCGGCGCCGGAGGAGGCGGGGGCCAACTCCGCCTCCCTGCAGATCTCGGACGCGCTGGCGAACGTGGTGCTGCTGGCTGCCGGGGGTGCGGCGTTTGCTGCGCTGGGTGGGGGAGCGGTGGGCTCCGCGGTGCACTCCGTGGGTGAGGGGGGTGGGGTTTCGCACCCCGGTGCGTTCGTGGTGGTGTTCCTGCCGATGGCCTGCGTGGCGCTGGTGGGGGCTTGGGTTGCCACCCGGCTGGATGCGGAGCCTCGGCGGGGCTGAGGCGCTTCGGCGGGTGCCCCGCCGTTGCCGGGGGCCGGCCCCCGGGGGCCCGCTCCTCAAGCGCCGGAGGGGCTGGATTTGGCCGGGGTCGGCCCTGTACGGGTTGGCGGGCCCGGGCCCGTGGTCCGGTGCCGCGCCGTTGCCGGGGGCCAGCCCCCGGGCCCCCGCTCCTCAGGCGCCGGAGGGGCTGGATTTGGCCGGTGTGGGTCTGAGCGTGCGGGCCCGTGGGGCGGGGGCTGGATTTGGCTGGTGTCGCTCTGAGCGTGCGGGCCGGTGGGGCGGGGGCTGGATTTGGCCGGTGTGGGTCTGAGCGTGCGGGCCCGTGGGGAGGGGCTGGATTTGGCTGGCGTCGGTCTGCGTGTGCGGGCCGGTGGGGTTGAAGGGTGCCGAGGCCGGTAATTCGGGGCAGCGTCGGGCCGAGCTGGCTAGCATCCGGGGATGGAAGAGCAGTTGATCATCGTCATGGCCGATGCCGAGCGGGCGGAGTTGGCCGATCTCGCCGATGCCACCGGGCAGAGCGTCGAGGAGGCCGTGCTGGCCGCCGTGCGGGGATGGGTGCGGGGGGAGCGGGAGCGGGCCGGGGGCGAGGCCTTGCGGCTGGCCGGGCGGCATGCCGGGTTGCTGAGGAGGCTCGGGGAATGAGCACCGGGAACATGACGCGGCACCTGACCCTCTCAGAGGTTCTCGACCTCGCGCGGCACGCCTGCCTCGCCCAGGACCAGCCCGTCGAGCTGCGCGCCCCCGGGCTGCTGGAGTCCGCGGTGCACCGGCCGCGGGCCCGGATGTTCGGGACCTCGGCGTACGAGGACACCTACGAGCAGGCGGCCGCCCTGCTGCACGGGATCGCGACGAACCACCCCCTCGTCGACGGGAACAAGCGCACCGCCTGGCTCGCCGCTGCCACCTTCCTCGCCCTCAACCGAGTCGATCTCGGTGACGCCGATGAGGATGCCGCGTACGGCCTGGTCATCGACGTGGCGGCGGGGAACGAGGAGGACATCGGGCGGATCGCGGAGCGGCTGCGCGCGCTCGCCCGGCGAATGTGACGCTCGCCGCACGCGCCGAGGTCACGGGCCTGTCCCTCCGCGAGGGGCGGGCCCGGGCCGGTAAGGTGGCCCGGTTGTCCTACGTACGACTGCCCGTACCGCTGGCCGTACCGATGCCCGGAATGCACGCCGCCCGGAACGGATACGCCGCCGAGAGCCC harbors:
- a CDS encoding MFS transporter encodes the protein MSVLPQRAAAPAAPIPGHPKGGVFGPAYRTLSIGIISVIFLIAFEATAVGTAMPVAARELDGIALYAFAFSAYFTTSLFGMVLSGQWADRQGPLRPLTVGIGSFAAGLVCSGTAGAMWMFVLGRAVQGFGGGLVIVALYVVVSRAYEERLRPAIMAAFAASWVVPSIVGPLAAGTVTEHLGWRWVFLGIPPLVFVPLAVALPAIRRSASGPVDPEAPPVAVDRRRIRLALGISVGAGLLQYAAQDVRWLSLLPGLAGAALLVPAVLGLLPRGTYLARRGLPSVVLLRGVAAGSFIAAESFIPLMLVTQRGLSPTMAGFSLALGGVTWAAGSWVQSQGRTAPYRERLMVLGMIMVAVAIAGAPAVLVEWVPVWIIALVWALGCLGMGLVIGSTSVLLLKLSAPEEAGANSASLQISDALANVVLLAAGGAAFAALGGGAVGSAVHSVGEGGGVSHPGAFVVVFLPMACVALVGAWVATRLDAEPRRG
- a CDS encoding type II toxin-antitoxin system death-on-curing family toxin, with amino-acid sequence MTRHLTLSEVLDLARHACLAQDQPVELRAPGLLESAVHRPRARMFGTSAYEDTYEQAAALLHGIATNHPLVDGNKRTAWLAAATFLALNRVDLGDADEDAAYGLVIDVAAGNEEDIGRIAERLRALARRM